A window of the Hevea brasiliensis isolate MT/VB/25A 57/8 chromosome 6, ASM3005281v1, whole genome shotgun sequence genome harbors these coding sequences:
- the LOC110655153 gene encoding protein FAR1-RELATED SEQUENCE 3, whose protein sequence is MDVHVIDEEEGMGHRMMVYDGDAEPNEGGEANNAENSSAHDEDGVVEPHVGMEFHSEDAAKTFYDEYAKRLGFSSKVVHFNRSKTDGTVVFREFVCGREGLKRRSADSCNAMLRIEFKGQNKWVVTKFIKEHSHSMVNPSKVHYLRPRRHFAGATKSITETYQGVGIVPSGVMYVSMDGNRASAEANRGLRISPAAESNRFINNSATLNYAVRSNSRRRTLGRDAQNLLEYFKKMQAENPGFFYAIQLDDDNCMANVFWADARSRTAYSHFGDAVTLDTNYRINQYKVPFAPFTGVNHHGQTILFGCAILLDDSEASFVWLFKTFLTAMNDRQPVSIITDQDRAIQTAVSQVFPEARHCISKWHVLREGQEKLAHVCHAHPNFQVELYNCINLTETIEEFESSWSYILDKYNLRGHDWLQSLYDTRAQWVPVYFRDSFFAVISQNQGFDCSFFDGYVNQQTTLPMFFRQYERALENWFEKQLEADFDTICTTPVLRTPSPMEKQAADLYTRKIFAKFQEELVETFVYTANKIEGDGPISTFRVAKFEDDNKAYIVTLNYPEMRANCSCQMFEYSGILCRHVLTVFTVTNVLTLPSHYILKRWTRNAKTGTGIDERGGELHGQESLTLRYNSLCREAVKYAEEGAIALDTYNVAIGALREGGKKIAALKKNAAKIRPPSSLVGGIGYDDRKTSTSASDTMPLLWPRQDEVTRRFNLNDAGASAQSVADLNLPRMAPVSLQRDDGPGNMAVLPCLKSMTWVMENKNSTPGNRVAVINLKLQDYSKTPSAELEVKFQLSRVTLEPMLRSMAYISEQLSTPANRVAVINLKLQDTETTSGESEVKFQVSRDTLGAMLRSMAYIREQLSNAAEMQPEPLSKKQRK, encoded by the exons ATGGATGTTCACGTGATTGATGAAGAGGAGGGGATGGGTCATCGTATGATGGTGTACGATGGAGATGCTGAACCCAATGAGGGTGGAGAAGCAAACAATGCAGAGAATTCCTCAGCACATGATGAGGATGGGGTAGTTGAGCCACATGTGGGTATGGAATTTCATTCTGAGGATGCTGCTAAAACTTTCTATGATGAGTATGCAAAGCGTCTAGGTTTTAGCTCCAAAGTTGTGCATTTTAATCGTTCTAAAACTGATGGAACAGTTGTTTTTCGTGAGTTTGTATGTGGCAGAGAGGGTTTGAAAAGGAGGTCCGCCGATAGTTGTAATGCAATGCTTAGGATAGAGTTTAAGGGTCAAAACAAATGGGTTGTAACCAAGTTTATAAAAGAGCATAGTCATTCTATGGTGAATCCCAGTAAAGTTCATTACCTTCGGCCGCGCAGGCATTTTGCTGGTGCTACAAAAAGCATCACTGAAACTTACCAAGGAGTTGGAATTGTACCCAGTGGTGTGATGTATGTATCCATGGATGGAAACCGTGCATCTGCAGAGGCAAATCGTGGTCTTAGGATCTCTCCTGCTGCAGAATCAAATCGTTTCATTAACAATTCTGCAACATTGAACTATGCTGTTAGATCCAATTCGCGAAGGAGGACACTGGGAAGGGATGCACAGAATCTGTTAGAATATTTCAAGAAAATGCAGGCTGAAAACCCTGGTTTCTTTTATGCAATACAACTTGATGATGATAATTGCATGGCCAATGTATTTTGGGCTGATGCAAGGTCAAGGACAGCTTACAGCCATTTTGGGGATGCAGTTACACTGGACACAAATTACAGAATAAATCAGTATAAAGTGCCATTTGCACCATTTACAGGGGTTAACCATCATGGACAAACAATTTTATTTGGATGTGCAATACTCCTAGACGATTCGGAGGCTTCTTTTGTTTGGCTATTTAAGACATTTCTTACAGCAATGAACGATCGACAGCCTGTTTCTATAATCACCGATCAAGACAGGGCCATACAAACAGCAGTGTCTCAGGTGTTTCCTGAAGCCCGACACTGTATTAGCAAATGGCATGTCTTGAGAGAAGGCCAAGAAAAATTGGCTCATGTATGTCATGCACATCCTAATTTTCAGGTGGAATTGTACAATTGTATCAACTTGACTGAGACTATTGAGGAGTTCGAATCATCTTGGAGTTATATCCTTGATAAATATAATTTAAGGGGGCATGATTGGCTTCAATCATTATATGATACTCGTGCTCAATGGGTCCCAGTATACTTTAGAGACTCCTTTTTTGCTGTGATATCTCAAAATCAAGGTTTTGATTGTTCTTTTTTTGATGGCTATGTGAACCAACAAACTACATTACCAATGTTCTTCAGACAGTATGAAAGAGCTCTAGAGAACTGGTTTGAAAAGCAGCTAGAAGCAGACTTTGATACAATTTGCACCACACCAGTATTAAGGACACCATCTCCAATGGAAAAACAAGCAGCAGATCTTTATACAAGGAAAATATTTGCAAAATTTCAAGAAGAGCTAGTTGAAACTTTTGTCTATACTGCTAATAAGATTGAGGGTGATGGACCTATCAGTACATTCCGGGTTGCAAAATTTGAAGATGACAACAAGGCATACATTGTTACATTAAACTATCCAGAAATGAGAGCAAACTGTAGCTGCCAAATGTTCGAATATTCGGGTATTCTGTGCAGACATGTTTTGACAGTCTTCACAGTGACAAATGTGCTTACATTGCCATCTCATTATATCTTAAAGAGATGGACAAGAAATGCCAAAACTGGCACTGGAATAGATGAACGCGGTGGTGAATTGCATGGCCAAGAGTCTCTTACATTGCGTTACAACAGTCTGTGTAGGGAAGCTGTTAAATATGCTGAGGAAGGGGCAATAGCTCTGGACACTTATAATGTTGCAATTGGTGCTCTTAGAGAAGGTGGGAAGAAGATTGCTGCTCTGAAGAAAAATGCTGCTAAAATTCGACCACCTAGCTCATTGGTTGGTGGGATTGGTTATGATGACAGGAAGACCTCAACATCAGCATCGGATACAATGCCATTGCTGTGGCCAAGGCAAGATGAAGTTACACGTCGATTTAATCTCAATGATGCTGGTGCTTCGGCTCAATCTGTTGCTGATCTGAATCTTCCCCGCATGGCTCCTGTCTCCCTTCAAAGGGATGATGGTCCTGGAAATATG GCAGTTCTTCCTTGTCTTAAATCAATGACTTGGGTGATGGAGAATAAGAATTCAACACCAGGAAACAGAGTTGCTGTCATCAACTTGAAG TTGCAAGATTATAGCAAGACTCCTTCGGCAGAATTAGAGGTTAAGTTTCAACTGTCAAGAGTTACATTGGAGCCCATGTTGAGATCTATGGCATATATTAGTGAACAGCTATCTACACCAGCTAACAGGGTTGCTGTCATTAACTTAAAG